In Agarivorans gilvus, one genomic interval encodes:
- the rplK gene encoding 50S ribosomal protein L11 → MAKKVQAYIKLQVAAGAANPSPPVGPALGQHGVNIMEFCKAFNAKTDSLEKGAPVPVVITVYADRSFTFETKTPPASYLLKKAAGIKSGSGVPNKTKVGTVTRAQLEEIANTKAVDMTGADLDAMVRSIEGSARSMGLVVEG, encoded by the coding sequence ATGGCTAAAAAAGTCCAAGCTTATATTAAGCTTCAAGTTGCTGCGGGTGCCGCAAACCCGTCACCACCAGTTGGTCCTGCTCTAGGTCAACACGGTGTAAACATCATGGAATTCTGTAAAGCATTCAACGCTAAAACAGATTCATTAGAAAAAGGCGCTCCAGTACCTGTAGTTATCACAGTATATGCTGACCGCTCTTTCACTTTTGAAACCAAAACTCCACCTGCTTCTTACTTGTTGAAAAAAGCAGCTGGTATTAAATCTGGTTCTGGTGTTCCAAACAAAACTAAAGTTGGTACCGTTACTCGTGCACAACTAGAAGAAATTGCAAATACTAAAGCTGTAGACATGACTGGTGCAGATTTAGACGCAATGGTTCGTTCAATTGAAGGTTCTGCCCGTTCTATGGGCTTGGTTGTAGAGGGCTAA
- the rplJ gene encoding 50S ribosomal protein L10, with amino-acid sequence MALRLEDKKQIVADVNEAAKGALSAVVADSRGVTVDAMTSLRAKAREAGVSMQVVRNTLARRAVAGTDLECLTESFVGPTLIAFSNEHPGAAARLFTDFAKEQSNFEVRAAAFEGALADVNVLAKLPTYEEAIAKLMATMKEASAGKLVRTLAALRDQKESEAA; translated from the coding sequence ATGGCATTAAGACTCGAAGACAAGAAGCAAATTGTCGCTGACGTCAACGAAGCTGCCAAAGGTGCACTTTCTGCAGTAGTTGCTGATTCACGTGGCGTAACTGTAGATGCGATGACTTCACTTCGTGCAAAAGCACGTGAAGCTGGCGTATCTATGCAAGTGGTTCGTAATACCCTTGCTCGCCGTGCAGTAGCTGGCACTGACCTAGAATGTCTTACTGAGTCATTCGTTGGTCCTACTTTGATCGCTTTCTCTAACGAGCACCCAGGTGCTGCAGCGCGTCTGTTTACAGATTTCGCTAAAGAGCAAAGCAACTTCGAAGTACGTGCAGCAGCATTTGAAGGTGCATTAGCAGACGTTAACGTTCTTGCAAAACTACCAACTTACGAAGAAGCAATTGCCAAGTTGATGGCAACGATGAAAGAAGCTTCTGCTGGCAAGCTGGTACGCACTCTGGCCGCTCTTCGCGACCAAAAAGAGTCAGAAGCAGCATAA
- the coaA gene encoding type I pantothenate kinase codes for MPATQLAKQHVFKYLDFEREAWSTLRQSVPLTLAEDDLERIRGINEKLSLPEVCDIYLPLSRLLNLYVKARQDRREVLANFLGSRKHVPYIIGVSGSVAGGKSTTSRILQALLQRWPEHPKVDIVTTDGFLFPNKVLEEKGLMQRKGFPESYDQKALVDFVSSLKSGEPVVTAPMYSHLSYDIVQDRQIKVEQPDIVILEGLNVLQSARDYPNQSRQVFVSDYLDFSIFVDAQPNLLETWYIERFLKLRSSAFTHPNNYFHHYAQIEETKAVDIARQIWSSINYVNLIENILPTRGRADLILEKGANHEVSRVRLRK; via the coding sequence ATGCCAGCAACTCAATTAGCCAAGCAGCATGTGTTTAAATATTTAGACTTTGAACGTGAAGCTTGGTCAACACTCCGCCAATCAGTTCCGTTAACCTTAGCTGAAGATGATTTAGAACGTATTCGTGGTATAAACGAAAAACTCTCCTTACCTGAAGTTTGCGATATTTATCTGCCCTTATCTCGTTTACTCAACTTATATGTGAAAGCCCGCCAAGATCGCCGCGAAGTGCTGGCCAATTTCCTCGGTAGCCGTAAACACGTTCCTTATATTATTGGGGTATCTGGCAGTGTGGCGGGTGGTAAGAGTACCACTTCGCGAATATTACAGGCCTTGCTCCAGCGTTGGCCCGAGCATCCCAAAGTCGACATCGTCACCACCGATGGCTTTTTATTTCCGAACAAAGTATTGGAAGAAAAAGGGCTGATGCAACGTAAAGGTTTTCCGGAAAGCTATGACCAGAAGGCCTTGGTTGATTTTGTATCCAGCTTAAAGAGCGGCGAACCGGTGGTGACGGCTCCGATGTACTCGCACTTATCTTATGACATTGTGCAGGATCGGCAGATAAAGGTAGAACAGCCGGATATTGTGATTTTGGAGGGTTTGAACGTACTGCAGTCAGCGAGAGACTACCCGAATCAATCTAGGCAGGTATTTGTCTCGGACTATTTAGACTTTTCTATTTTTGTCGATGCGCAGCCGAATTTATTAGAGACTTGGTATATTGAACGTTTTTTAAAGTTGCGTTCGAGTGCCTTCACTCATCCCAATAACTACTTCCATCACTATGCCCAAATTGAAGAGACTAAGGCAGTGGACATTGCTCGGCAAATTTGGTCATCAATTAATTATGTTAACTTAATAGAAAATATCCTTCCTACTCGTGGCAGGGCAGACTTAATTCTAGAAAAAGGTGCCAACCATGAGGTTAGTCGAGTCCGTCTACGAAAATGA
- the secE gene encoding preprotein translocase subunit SecE yields the protein MSTSTENQSGSLDGLKWALAALILIAAVVGNYLYTDMSILVRVIGVVIALIAALGIASQTNKGKQAFEFAKESRMEVRKVIWPTRQEAIQTTMIVLAATAFMSLILWGLDAILVRLVAFVTGVSI from the coding sequence ATGAGTACCAGTACTGAAAACCAAAGTGGGTCGTTAGATGGCCTAAAATGGGCACTAGCTGCTCTTATTTTGATCGCCGCTGTAGTGGGTAATTACCTGTATACAGATATGTCGATATTGGTGCGTGTGATTGGTGTAGTGATTGCCCTTATCGCTGCATTAGGCATTGCATCACAAACCAATAAAGGTAAGCAGGCCTTCGAATTTGCTAAAGAATCGCGTATGGAAGTGCGTAAGGTTATCTGGCCAACTCGTCAAGAAGCCATTCAAACTACCATGATTGTATTAGCTGCTACTGCATTCATGTCGCTAATTTTGTGGGGCCTAGATGCTATTTTGGTGCGTCTAGTGGCCTTTGTAACAGGGGTGAGTATCTAA
- the nusG gene encoding transcription termination/antitermination protein NusG, protein MTEERKLRWYVVQAFSGYEARVAKSLKEYIQIHSMEDHFGEILVPTEEVVEMRAGQKRKSERKFFPGYVLVQMDLNDESWHLVKSVPRVLGFIGGTAERPAPISDKEAQAILDRLDETSDKPRPKTLFEPGEVVRVTDGPFADFNGTIEEVDYEKSRVKVSVLIFGRATPVELEFGQIEKG, encoded by the coding sequence ATGACTGAAGAGCGCAAATTACGTTGGTATGTGGTTCAAGCATTTTCTGGCTATGAAGCACGTGTGGCTAAATCTCTAAAAGAATATATCCAAATCCATTCTATGGAAGATCATTTCGGTGAGATCTTAGTACCGACCGAAGAAGTGGTAGAGATGCGCGCTGGTCAAAAACGTAAGAGTGAGCGTAAGTTCTTCCCTGGTTACGTTTTGGTTCAAATGGATCTTAACGATGAAAGCTGGCACTTGGTTAAGAGTGTACCACGCGTACTTGGCTTTATTGGCGGTACTGCAGAACGCCCGGCGCCTATTTCTGACAAAGAAGCGCAAGCTATTCTTGATCGCTTGGATGAAACCAGTGATAAGCCAAGACCAAAAACCTTGTTCGAACCAGGCGAAGTGGTTCGTGTTACCGATGGCCCATTCGCCGACTTCAACGGTACTATCGAAGAAGTGGATTACGAAAAAAGCCGCGTAAAAGTATCAGTATTGATTTTCGGCCGAGCTACTCCAGTAGAATTGGAATTCGGACAAATCGAAAAAGGCTGA
- the rplP gene encoding 50S ribosomal protein L16, translating to MLQPKRTKFRKQHTGRNRGLGKGQNVSFGDFGLKATGRGRLTARQIEAARRAMTRHIKRQGKIWIRVFPDKPITQKPLEVRMGKGKGNVEYWVAQIQPGKVLYEMDGVSEGLAREAFELAARKLPISTTFVTRTVM from the coding sequence ATGTTACAACCAAAACGTACTAAATTCCGTAAGCAACACACTGGTCGTAACCGTGGTTTAGGCAAAGGACAAAATGTGTCTTTTGGTGACTTCGGATTGAAAGCGACTGGTCGTGGCCGTCTTACTGCTCGTCAAATCGAAGCAGCACGTCGTGCGATGACTCGTCACATCAAACGTCAAGGTAAAATCTGGATCCGTGTATTCCCAGACAAACCTATTACTCAAAAGCCTCTTGAAGTGCGTATGGGTAAAGGTAAAGGTAACGTGGAATACTGGGTAGCCCAAATTCAGCCAGGCAAAGTTCTGTATGAAATGGACGGCGTTTCAGAAGGTCTTGCTCGCGAAGCTTTCGAGCTTGCTGCGCGTAAGTTACCTATTAGCACCACTTTTGTAACTCGGACGGTGATGTAA
- the tuf gene encoding elongation factor Tu, whose amino-acid sequence MSKEKFERSKPHVNVGTIGHVDHGKTTLTAAITNVLAKTYGGEAKDFAAIDNAPEERERGITISTSHVEYDTPTRHYAHVDCPGHADYVKNMITGAAQMDGAILVVASTDGPMPQTREHILLSRQVGVPYIIVFMNKCDMVDDEELLELVEMEVRELLSEYEFPGDDIPVIQGSALKALEGEAEWEAKIIELAEALDSYIPEPERDIDKPFLLPIEDVFSISGRGTVVTGRVERGIVKVSDEIEIVGIKETTKTTCTGVEMFRKLLDEGRAGENCGILLRGTKRDEVQRGQVLAVPGSITPHTKFEAEVYVLSKDEGGRHTPFFKGYRPQFYFRTTDVTGSVELPEGVEMVMPGDNLKFVVELICPIAMDEGLRFAIREGGRTVGAGVVAKIFE is encoded by the coding sequence ATGTCTAAAGAAAAATTTGAACGTTCAAAACCGCACGTAAACGTTGGTACAATTGGCCACGTTGACCACGGTAAAACAACTTTAACAGCGGCTATTACTAACGTATTAGCAAAAACTTACGGCGGTGAAGCTAAAGATTTCGCAGCAATCGATAACGCTCCAGAAGAGCGCGAGCGCGGTATTACGATTTCTACTTCACACGTAGAATACGATACTCCTACTCGCCACTATGCGCACGTAGACTGTCCTGGACACGCCGACTATGTTAAAAACATGATTACCGGTGCAGCTCAAATGGACGGCGCTATTCTAGTAGTAGCTTCTACCGATGGTCCAATGCCACAAACACGTGAGCACATCCTACTTTCTCGTCAGGTTGGTGTACCTTACATCATCGTATTCATGAACAAATGTGACATGGTAGACGACGAAGAATTGCTAGAATTGGTAGAAATGGAAGTGCGTGAACTTCTATCAGAATACGAATTCCCTGGTGATGACATTCCAGTAATCCAAGGTTCAGCACTTAAAGCCCTAGAAGGTGAAGCTGAGTGGGAAGCGAAAATCATTGAACTAGCAGAAGCGCTAGATTCATACATTCCAGAGCCAGAGCGTGACATCGACAAGCCTTTCCTACTACCAATTGAAGACGTATTCTCAATTTCAGGTCGTGGTACAGTAGTAACAGGTCGTGTAGAGCGTGGTATCGTTAAAGTATCTGACGAAATTGAAATCGTAGGTATTAAAGAAACTACTAAGACAACTTGTACTGGTGTAGAAATGTTCCGTAAACTGCTTGACGAAGGTCGTGCAGGTGAGAACTGTGGTATTTTGCTACGTGGTACTAAGCGTGACGAAGTACAACGTGGTCAAGTATTGGCAGTACCTGGTTCAATTACTCCACACACCAAGTTCGAAGCAGAAGTATACGTACTAAGCAAAGACGAAGGTGGCCGTCACACGCCATTCTTCAAAGGCTACCGTCCACAGTTCTACTTCCGTACAACTGACGTAACTGGTTCAGTAGAGCTACCAGAAGGCGTAGAAATGGTAATGCCAGGCGACAACTTGAAATTTGTTGTAGAGCTAATCTGCCCAATCGCGATGGACGAAGGTTTACGCTTCGCAATCCGTGAAGGTGGCCGTACAGTAGGTGCGGGTGTTGTAGCGAAAATCTTCGAATAA
- the rpsQ gene encoding 30S ribosomal protein S17: MSDIRTLQGKVVSDKMDKSIVVAVERQVKHPIYGKYTKRTTKLHAHDEANVAAEGDIVTIRECAPISKTKSWTLVDVVVKA, translated from the coding sequence ATGAGCGATATCCGTACATTGCAAGGTAAAGTAGTTAGCGACAAAATGGACAAGTCTATTGTTGTTGCTGTTGAGCGCCAGGTTAAACACCCTATCTACGGGAAATACACCAAACGCACTACTAAACTACACGCTCATGATGAAGCGAATGTTGCCGCTGAAGGCGATATCGTAACCATCAGAGAATGTGCTCCAATCTCTAAGACTAAGTCTTGGACCTTGGTAGACGTTGTAGTTAAAGCCTAA
- the rplL gene encoding 50S ribosomal protein L7/L12: MSITKDQIIEAVAEMSVMDVVELIEAMEEKFGVSAAAAVAVAGDAGAAAEEQTEFDVILTGAGSNKVAAIKAVRGATGLGLKEAKGLVDSAPATVKEAVSKEEAEALKAALEEAGASVELK; this comes from the coding sequence ATGTCTATCACTAAAGACCAAATTATCGAAGCTGTTGCTGAAATGTCAGTAATGGACGTTGTTGAACTAATCGAAGCTATGGAAGAAAAATTCGGCGTATCTGCTGCTGCAGCTGTTGCTGTTGCTGGCGATGCTGGTGCTGCTGCTGAAGAGCAAACTGAATTTGACGTAATCCTGACTGGTGCTGGTTCTAACAAAGTTGCCGCTATTAAAGCAGTACGTGGCGCTACAGGTCTAGGCCTGAAAGAAGCTAAAGGCTTAGTTGATTCAGCTCCTGCTACTGTTAAAGAAGCAGTATCTAAAGAAGAAGCTGAAGCGCTTAAAGCTGCTCTTGAAGAAGCTGGTGCTTCTGTTGAGCTTAAGTAA
- the murB gene encoding UDP-N-acetylmuramate dehydrogenase, which produces MNQPSDVISDAALAPYNSFSLQARARYLYLLREPAQLTELFRWIYANDLPWLVLGSGSNVLLLEDFAGVVIINQLAGITLSETKSDYYLDVAAGEDWPSLVEWSVQQGILGLENLALIPGTVGAAPVQNIGAYGVELADVCQQVEFFSIAEQQQQCLSPAQCEFAYRDSIFKHALKDKALITRVKFRLTKQWQAKLNYGGLRELGEGASAQQIFQQVIGMRQQKLPDPKVLGNAGSFFKNPVLNQQQLQQLMVKVPAIPVYPASAGSSKVAAGWLIDRLGLKGFQHGGAGVHQQQALVLVNHGQATAADILSVCRHIRHQVWQNFALVLEPEVRFIGAHGEVNPDTVLGRPDASQ; this is translated from the coding sequence ATGAACCAACCTTCTGATGTTATTTCTGATGCAGCTCTTGCTCCGTATAATAGTTTTTCCTTGCAGGCTAGGGCGCGTTATCTGTATTTGCTGCGAGAGCCCGCGCAGTTAACTGAGCTATTCCGCTGGATATATGCCAACGATTTGCCTTGGCTGGTGCTGGGAAGTGGCTCTAATGTATTGTTGCTAGAAGATTTTGCCGGTGTGGTAATTATCAATCAGTTAGCAGGAATTACTCTCAGTGAAACCAAAAGTGACTACTACCTAGATGTCGCAGCCGGAGAAGACTGGCCAAGTCTAGTCGAATGGAGCGTTCAGCAAGGGATCTTAGGTTTAGAAAACTTAGCTTTGATCCCCGGTACCGTGGGCGCCGCTCCGGTGCAAAATATTGGTGCTTATGGGGTAGAACTGGCCGATGTTTGCCAGCAGGTAGAGTTTTTCTCAATTGCCGAGCAGCAGCAACAGTGCTTGTCACCCGCACAGTGTGAGTTTGCCTATAGAGACAGTATTTTTAAGCACGCTCTAAAAGACAAGGCCTTAATTACTCGAGTTAAGTTTCGGTTAACTAAGCAGTGGCAAGCAAAATTGAATTATGGCGGCTTGCGTGAACTGGGCGAGGGGGCAAGTGCGCAACAGATTTTTCAGCAAGTGATTGGTATGCGACAACAAAAACTACCCGATCCAAAAGTATTGGGTAATGCTGGTAGTTTTTTTAAAAACCCAGTGCTTAATCAGCAGCAATTACAGCAACTAATGGTTAAGGTACCAGCCATTCCAGTATATCCGGCCTCAGCAGGCTCTAGTAAAGTAGCGGCTGGCTGGTTAATCGATCGACTCGGCTTAAAGGGTTTCCAGCATGGCGGTGCTGGGGTGCATCAACAACAAGCCTTGGTCCTAGTAAATCATGGTCAAGCCACTGCAGCTGATATTTTGAGCGTGTGCAGACATATTCGTCATCAAGTTTGGCAGAACTTCGCCCTTGTTTTGGAACCAGAAGTGCGCTTCATTGGCGCCCATGGAGAGGTGAATCCCGATACTGTGCTAGGAAGACCCGATGCGAGCCAATAA
- the rpmC gene encoding 50S ribosomal protein L29 yields the protein MTANELKEKSVEELKAELLNLLREQFNLRMQASTGQLAQTHLLKNVRRDIARVKTILNQKAGA from the coding sequence ATGACAGCGAACGAACTTAAAGAAAAAAGTGTTGAAGAGCTTAAAGCTGAGCTACTAAACCTGCTTCGTGAGCAATTCAACTTGCGTATGCAAGCAAGTACTGGTCAATTAGCCCAAACTCACTTGCTTAAAAACGTACGTCGCGATATCGCGCGTGTGAAAACAATTCTGAATCAGAAGGCAGGTGCGTAA
- a CDS encoding Wzz/FepE/Etk N-terminal domain-containing protein, producing MQGQQQVRSKENKELVLRRLFISLWQAKLNIVLLVMLTLVLSMLYVTALPSVYQASSRLMITYSPAKLGSHQANPPQAPRLNAILILRLKYCVRSELLRR from the coding sequence ATGCAAGGACAGCAACAAGTACGTAGCAAAGAAAACAAAGAGCTCGTTTTGCGACGACTCTTTATCAGCTTGTGGCAAGCGAAACTAAATATTGTCTTGCTGGTGATGCTTACCTTAGTGTTGAGCATGTTGTATGTCACTGCACTTCCTTCGGTCTATCAAGCCTCCTCTAGGTTGATGATTACCTACAGCCCCGCCAAGTTAGGTTCTCACCAAGCCAACCCCCCGCAGGCACCCAGGCTGAACGCTATTTTAATACTGAGATTGAAATACTGCGTTCGGAGCGAATTGCTGAGGCGGTGA
- a CDS encoding GumC family protein, whose amino-acid sequence MINKLDLQHHPEFLRQALKPWEYWWQTLNLGYSSQFKVKPPLSDTQLLREFKRRLTISPLANSHLVDIRFQSWDRLLAQQVSVAIAEAYIDYQQHTSERATGQSVAWLLHELQGLESALQSSELALQSYLQQHLQADAEGSANTILSDLQQLISAQLMAQRDEAEARSTLMLVKSTLQQQPEQVATLVGITVPKELSELGLRLTALKRQQAEISERLAPSDTRRLAMAEEIIRLESALQSSSNSWLLELENKYQLAVAQEQALSKRLRLAQQAYQALTEQDEQFKRLNRELESNARLYNTFLEKFRALEALEGYNRGYTQLVDPAKLPDKPSKPQKPMMVTLAGLFAAMVSTLLVLLKQAMSRTFSCVEELEQSLDIEVVAEIPRVKVRNHKWLRQGVHPWLGEPLRSLRARLQMLPSHGQVVMYTSALAGEGKTSLSIQTASACCDVEKVLLIDADLRRASVSSYLNYSLSQPGLTHLLSRTHSVSQCIHRDNQLGFDVLTAGLIDRHSTSLLASKKFKLLLQGLRQHYDRIIIETGPLTQVSDAVMVAPFVDAALLVVEAERTDGKSIETALAKLARFELDISGVVFNKVARNRRAYDYDLPAVHLLERSSVVVPFHEDSYRKQG is encoded by the coding sequence GTGATAAATAAGCTTGACCTACAGCATCATCCGGAATTTTTGCGCCAAGCGCTTAAGCCCTGGGAGTATTGGTGGCAGACCCTAAACTTGGGTTACAGCAGTCAATTTAAAGTTAAGCCACCACTCTCCGATACGCAATTATTACGGGAATTTAAGCGGCGTTTAACTATCTCTCCGCTAGCTAATAGCCATTTGGTGGATATTAGATTTCAAAGCTGGGATAGGTTGTTAGCTCAGCAAGTGTCAGTGGCGATAGCCGAGGCCTACATTGATTATCAGCAGCACACCAGCGAGCGTGCTACAGGCCAGTCTGTGGCTTGGCTATTACACGAATTACAAGGCTTGGAATCGGCCTTACAGTCTTCAGAGTTAGCGCTACAAAGCTACTTACAACAACACCTGCAAGCCGATGCAGAGGGTAGTGCCAACACCATACTTAGCGACTTACAGCAGCTTATTTCTGCCCAGTTGATGGCTCAGCGCGATGAGGCTGAAGCGCGCTCGACCTTGATGCTGGTTAAATCTACGCTGCAACAGCAACCTGAGCAAGTCGCTACTTTAGTGGGCATTACGGTGCCAAAAGAGCTGAGTGAGCTGGGTTTACGTTTAACTGCTTTGAAGCGTCAGCAAGCAGAAATATCAGAGCGCTTAGCGCCTAGTGATACTCGGCGTCTAGCCATGGCTGAAGAAATTATTCGGCTAGAGTCAGCCTTACAGTCAAGTAGCAATAGCTGGCTGCTCGAGTTAGAAAATAAATATCAACTAGCAGTAGCACAAGAGCAGGCCTTGTCAAAACGTTTGCGTTTAGCTCAACAAGCCTATCAAGCTTTAACTGAGCAAGATGAGCAATTCAAGCGGCTCAATCGTGAGTTAGAGAGTAATGCTCGATTGTATAATACCTTTTTAGAAAAGTTTCGAGCGCTTGAAGCCTTAGAAGGCTATAACCGCGGTTACACTCAATTGGTTGACCCTGCCAAACTGCCAGACAAACCCAGTAAACCTCAAAAGCCGATGATGGTGACGTTGGCTGGCTTATTTGCCGCAATGGTGAGCACGCTATTGGTATTACTAAAACAGGCCATGTCACGCACTTTTTCTTGTGTGGAGGAGTTGGAACAGAGTTTGGATATAGAAGTGGTCGCCGAGATCCCTAGGGTTAAAGTGCGTAATCATAAGTGGTTGCGTCAAGGCGTACACCCTTGGTTAGGTGAGCCGCTGCGCTCTTTGCGTGCTCGCTTACAAATGCTGCCAAGTCATGGCCAAGTGGTGATGTATACCTCCGCGCTGGCTGGTGAAGGCAAAACCAGTTTAAGTATACAAACTGCTTCAGCTTGTTGTGACGTGGAAAAGGTCTTGTTGATTGATGCCGATCTGCGACGAGCCTCAGTATCAAGTTACTTAAATTATTCCTTGTCTCAGCCTGGTTTAACTCATCTATTGTCTAGAACCCATAGCGTATCGCAGTGTATTCACCGTGATAATCAGCTAGGTTTTGACGTGCTAACGGCAGGCTTAATTGACCGCCACTCGACGTCTCTTTTGGCTTCAAAGAAATTTAAGCTGCTATTGCAGGGGCTGCGTCAGCACTACGACCGTATCATCATAGAAACAGGCCCATTAACTCAAGTGAGTGATGCCGTGATGGTCGCGCCTTTTGTTGATGCCGCTTTATTGGTGGTAGAAGCAGAACGTACTGATGGTAAATCTATTGAAACGGCGTTAGCCAAATTAGCCCGTTTTGAGTTAGACATTTCTGGCGTAGTCTTTAATAAGGTGGCTCGTAACCGCCGCGCCTACGACTATGATTTGCCGGCTGTGCATCTATTAGAGCGCAGTTCGGTAGTTGTGCCTTTCCACGAAGATAGCTACCGGAAACAAGGCTAA
- the birA gene encoding bifunctional biotin--[acetyl-CoA-carboxylase] ligase/biotin operon repressor BirA: MRANKPYQLLKHIADGQFYSGESLAQALGVSRTTIASYIKHYSELGLDIYKVKGKGYRLAKPLSLLDNEQLAASLAENSLQVFEQLDSTNAWLMQHQQQLDHGQVVLAEYQSAGRGRRGRQWQTPYAGQLCMSMLWRLQDGIEATMGLSLAVGLAVVESLEKLGYSGLALKWPNDIYMHGAKLGGVLIELQGQSDSEVSLVMGMGLNVRVEQQQASLIDQKFAQLELDGEVVDRNQLAVTLIQALNQMFEQFSSHGFAKLQQRWNHYDVFSGQQVSLHFSQDKQVSGIAKGVDQQGQLLLEIDGVEQRFMAGEVSLRGQ; this comes from the coding sequence ATGCGAGCCAATAAACCTTATCAGCTGCTAAAGCATATCGCCGATGGCCAGTTTTACTCTGGCGAGTCCTTGGCGCAGGCCTTGGGGGTATCGCGCACTACGATTGCTAGTTATATCAAGCACTACAGTGAGCTAGGTTTGGATATCTATAAGGTGAAAGGTAAGGGTTATCGCTTGGCTAAACCTTTATCTTTACTAGATAACGAGCAATTAGCCGCCAGCCTTGCCGAAAACTCGCTACAAGTATTTGAACAACTAGACTCCACCAACGCGTGGTTAATGCAACATCAACAACAACTGGACCACGGGCAGGTGGTGTTGGCTGAATACCAAAGTGCTGGGCGAGGCCGCCGAGGCCGCCAGTGGCAAACTCCCTATGCAGGCCAGTTGTGTATGTCGATGCTGTGGCGTTTGCAAGATGGTATCGAAGCCACCATGGGCTTGAGTTTGGCGGTGGGGCTAGCAGTTGTAGAAAGTTTAGAAAAGCTCGGTTACAGCGGTCTAGCTTTAAAATGGCCCAATGACATTTATATGCATGGAGCCAAGCTTGGCGGAGTACTGATTGAATTACAGGGGCAAAGCGATAGTGAAGTGAGCTTAGTCATGGGGATGGGGTTAAATGTGCGAGTTGAACAGCAACAGGCTTCACTGATTGATCAGAAATTCGCCCAGTTGGAACTCGATGGCGAAGTGGTAGACCGCAATCAACTTGCGGTGACATTGATTCAAGCTTTAAATCAAATGTTTGAACAATTTAGCTCGCACGGATTTGCCAAACTGCAACAGCGCTGGAATCACTATGATGTGTTTAGTGGCCAGCAGGTGAGCTTACATTTTTCGCAAGACAAGCAAGTAAGTGGTATCGCCAAAGGTGTCGATCAGCAAGGCCAGCTATTGTTGGAGATAGACGGCGTTGAGCAGCGTTTTATGGCCGGAGAAGTGTCGCTGCGCGGCCAATAA
- the rplA gene encoding 50S ribosomal protein L1: MAKLSKRMRAINEKVDSTKEYPVSEAVALLKELASAKFLESVDASVNLGVDPRKSDQNVRGATVLPHGTGRDVRVAVFTQGANAEAAAEAGADVVGMDDLAAKVKAGEMDFDVVIASPDAMRVVGQLGQILGPRGLMPNPKVGTVTPNVADAVKLAKAGQIRYRNDKNGIIHTTIGKADFDVDKLKENLEALVVALKKAKPAQSKGQYIKKVSLSTTMGAGLTIDVNSLDTQA; the protein is encoded by the coding sequence ATGGCAAAACTTTCTAAGCGCATGCGTGCGATCAACGAAAAAGTTGATTCAACAAAAGAATATCCAGTAAGTGAAGCGGTTGCTTTGCTTAAAGAATTGGCCTCAGCTAAGTTTTTAGAAAGCGTTGACGCTTCTGTAAACCTAGGTGTAGATCCTCGTAAATCTGACCAAAACGTACGTGGCGCAACTGTGCTACCTCACGGTACTGGTCGTGACGTTCGCGTTGCTGTATTTACTCAAGGTGCTAACGCTGAAGCTGCTGCTGAAGCCGGTGCTGATGTTGTTGGTATGGACGACTTAGCCGCTAAAGTTAAAGCGGGTGAGATGGACTTTGACGTGGTTATTGCTTCTCCAGATGCAATGCGCGTTGTTGGTCAACTAGGTCAGATCTTAGGTCCTCGTGGCTTAATGCCTAACCCTAAAGTAGGCACTGTAACGCCTAACGTTGCTGATGCTGTTAAACTAGCTAAAGCTGGCCAAATCCGTTACCGCAACGACAAAAACGGTATTATCCATACTACAATTGGTAAAGCCGATTTTGACGTAGACAAGCTAAAAGAAAACCTTGAAGCATTGGTTGTTGCTCTTAAAAAAGCCAAACCTGCTCAATCTAAAGGTCAATACATCAAGAAAGTTAGCCTATCAACCACTATGGGTGCTGGTTTGACTATTGATGTAAATAGCTTAGATACTCAAGCTTAA